The genomic DNA AGTGCAACTCTTATCGTATGCCTATTCTTCCCGCCGACCTTTTTAACAGATGGTGCCCTGCAAGCTGGTCTATGGAAATATGCTTTCTTCCTCGGATTATTCGGCGTTGTTGTACCTGTCATTTGTTTTTCAATCGGTGTACCAAAAGTTGGAACAGGACTTAGCACGATATTAGGTGCAGCTGAATTACCAACTGCTATTATCGCTTCTATTACACTTGTACATGAAGTCGTAACCTTCATGCAGTGGATTGGAATTATTTTTATATTGCTTGGAATTTTCACTCCCCAGCTGCTTACGGCTAGGAAAGAAAGGAAACATAATCGCGTGCATAGCGCTTGAAAAAAATACAGAATTTATATAAAGTAAAACTTTAATTAGTGGGGGTTTTGTTCATCCCCCACTGATTATCAGCCCTCACCAATCGGGCTTTTACGGGCAGTTGATCCCCACCTAACTTCTTCGCTTTCGCTGAATTTTGAGGTGGAGTCTTACTGCCCGTTAATGCGGGATAAAAATATAACTGCAATTAAAATAAGTAAATTTATCGGGAGGTATAAATGACTATTTTAAGCATCGTATTTTTTGCTATTATGTGTATCTTCTTCCTAATAAGATATATGAAAGAAAAGAAATTTTACGATTTACTTCTCATTCCCGTTTGTATATATGCAGGAGCAGTGAAAACTCCTTTCGTAGAGTACTTAAACTTTAATACTACATTTAAAATAACGTATGATATTGCAGCTATTATTCTTGTAATCCTTGCTGTACTTTTCTTTTTGAAAGATAAGAAAGAGAATCATACTGCATAACAAAAGACCTTTCATTTACTTGAAAGGTCTTTTTCTCTATCTCATTTTGCCGCTCCATACAGCTTCTCTATCTCATGCTCAATTTGTTTTACATCGATTCGCTCAAATAATGGCTGCACGCTATCAATTCTATTCGGCAACGTATTTTGCGGTTCCCAATTTCGGTTCACAATCGACAATGTGCTTCGAACTCTTTCACTTGAAAATGGTAAAAATGGTTCAAGGAGATTTGCAAAATTAGCAATAAGATAAATACAATTATAAATCGTTTCTTCACATGAAACTGGATTATCTTCTCTTTCTTTCCAAGGCTGTCTCTCATCAAAGTATTTATTTGCAAAACGTACGGCATCGAATATTGTTTCTAGCGCCACCTTAAATGTAGTTTGCTCAATCGCCTCTCCTACATTTTTATATAATCCTTCTACTTTATCCTTCAGTTCTACATTGATAGTTCCCTGCGGCACAATGCCATCATAATATTTTTCAATAAACTTTAATGTCCGGTTCACGAAGTTCCCGTATGCACCTAACAGTTCACTATTATGACTGTAAATGAATTCACGCCATGAAAAATCAGTATCACGATTTTCTGGTGCATTTACTGTTAAAAAGTAACGAATAGAATCTGGATTGTAACGTTCTAATATGTCAGGCACCCATACTGCCCAGTTTTTACTCGTAGATAACTTTCTTTTTTCAACTGTTAAATACTCATTCGAAACGATATGACGCGGGATTGCTTCCTCTCCTATTCCAAGTAAAACCGCTGGCCAAATGATGGAGTGAAATGGAATATTATCCTTGCCGTGTACATAATATGTTTGCGCATCGCTATTCCAAAACTCATGATCATCTTTTCCTGTTTCTTCAGCCCAATATTTACTCGCTGAATAATATCCTGCCACTGCTTCTATCCATACGTAAATTTTCTTATCTTCATACCCTTTCACTGGAATTGGTACCCCGATTGGTAAATCTCTTGATACAACCCTATCTTGTAAGCCTTCCTTTACATATCTTTCCGTTAATTGAATTGCATTATCACGCCATGTTCCTTTTTCTTTTGCGATTTCTACAACTTTTTTAATTTGCTGCTGAAATGTATGCAATGCAAAATAAAAATGCTCTGTTTCCTCTACAGATGGTGTACTACCACATAACTTGCATGTCTTTTCTAACAAATCGAGTGGATCTAAAATAGCTGAACACGCATCGCATTGATCGCCTCTTGCTGCTTCATGGCAATGTGGACATATTCCTTCTACATAACGATCCGGTAAAAACTGCGTACACGTTTTACAGTACGCTTGTTCCACTGTTTTTTTATAAATATAGCCTTCTTCCAATAAACGTAAAAAAACTTTTTGAACAGTTTCATGATGATGCTCGCTATCGGTACGTGTATAGCAATCATACGTAAAACCGAGATCACGAAAACATCGCTGGAATTCTTCATGGTACTTATTAGCAATTTCTTTTGCTGTCACACCTTCTTGTTTTGCTCTAATTGCAATCGGTGTTCCATTACAATCACTGCCCGAAACATACAACACATTCTCACCTTTTGCCCGGTAATAACGTGCTAAAATATCTCCAGGTAACAAACTCGCAATATGACCAAGATGTAACGAGCCATTTGCATACGGCCAAGCGCCTCCAATAAAAATACTCATCTTACATTCCTCCTTTTAAATATAAAAAAGCCCCGCCCTTATCTTAAAAAAGATAAGGGCGGGGCTGTATAAACAGTCGCGGTACCACCTTATTTCGCCAATTACTCACATAATTAGCCTTAACAAGTACGGAGCTATATGCTCTTATACTGTGGTTTTGATAACGAGTACCAACTCTCGTCGCCGCCTACTATTATCATTTGATAAGTTCAGGACGAAGCTCAAAGGCCATTGTTCAAATGAATATTCTTGCTTCTTCTCAGCTACCGAAGCTCTCTGGAAAGAATGTGTTCATCCTACTTTTCCTTTTCAACGCTTTTACGTATAAAAAGTATTGTACGACTTAATCACAGAAAAATCAAACTTTTATTCAGAAAGAAAAGGAAATCCCATCCCCCTGCCGAATAACTATACGTTCACAAAAGGAGTGATAACATTGAACCAAAAACAACTAAGCACTATTAATGAAAAAAGCTGGAATACAGCTGCTTATGAAGCTTGGACGAATCGCCATGGGGCACCGGAGGATTATGCGAAAAAAATCATGGAAGACCCTATGCGCGAGGTAGATCACTATTTACCTTACATACAATCTCCGAAAGGAAAACATATTATTAATTTACTAGGATCAAAAGGGAATAAGGCCGTTGCTCTCGCCCTTTTAGGCTCTGACGTAACAGTTGTTGATATTTCAGCAAGTAATGCAAAATATGCAAATGAACTTGCTGCCGCCGCAGACGTCTCTATTCATTACATCGTTTCTGATGTACTAGATGTAAATCTCTCCAAATCATTTGATATCGTATTACTGGAGCTTGGTGTACTTCATTACTTTCTAGATTTAAAACCACTTTTCAAAAAAATTTCTCAACTACTAAAGCCAGGTGGAATACTTATCCTTCGCGATTACCATCCAATATACACAAAGCTATTAGGAGTAGACCACCCATCGTTTCGAGCAAGTGGAAATTATTTCGATGAAGAATTGATTGAAGATGATGTTGCTTATAGCATTCTTCTTACAGAAGCGCAGAAAGAATCGTTACCGAAAACAACCATCCGTCGCTGGACATTAGGAGAAATTATTACAACACTCGCCGAAGAACATTTTAAGATTGAAAAACTAATTGAAGAACAGGGACCTCATCAAAAGTGGGTCTTCCCTTCTACTGCCCCAGAAGGAATTGAAGAACAAATACCCGGTCTATATACAATAATTGCGCGAGCATGCAAAAAAGGATCCCTTCACGGATAGGATCCTTTTTGCATGCTCGCGCATATAAGTTGAGGTTGGAGATTACCATAATTCTGTAGAATAGGACACAAGATATTTCAACATTTCGTCTCTGACTTACGTCGTCAAAAAGGGGTATGACCAACATAACGAAGAGTAATGTTTTAGTTGATACTGATAATCGTTATCAACTAATTAGAAGTATACATGATGTTATTTCAAATTTCAATAGCATTTCTAATATTTATTTATGGATTTTATGATATACAAATGTATACATTTTAAGAACTTTTTCTAATACCAATCTGACTCCTTCCATTATCTGCTATAATTTTCATTGAACAGATTAATAACTTCATAATAATGTTTTTATTAATTCCGCTTCAAATATCTATAAATCATAATAAACAGTTTAAATGAGGGTAGGGGTAACGATGAAATATGTTAGTATTCGAAAAAAACTACTGTTCACACTCTTAAGCATTTCTTCTTTATTTAGCATTGCTCTTATTGTTATTCTTTCATTCGCCATGAATCAAGCAAGTGAAATCGAAACGTTAAAAAATGATGTATCGAAAAGAGCGACGATTTTAAAAGAACGTGGCGATTGGTTCCAGGCACAAGTTGCTGGTTTACAAGAATATTTGCTATCACATGATCAAAAAGGATTAGATAAGTTCAACCGAGAAGGGAAAAAATTAGCTGATACTAGAGAGAAAGTAACAAGTGACAAGAAGCTCCCAGAAGGAATGAAAGAAGCCATTTTAATGGGAGGAAAATGGCGTAGCGTCATAGATAATGAGGTACTACCTCTTGCGCATGAAGGAAAATGGGACGAAGCATCTAAAATTGCTTTAGCACAAACAGATTATGTAAATGATCTGTTAGGTCGT from Bacillus cereus G9842 includes the following:
- the metG gene encoding methionine--tRNA ligase, with the protein product MSIFIGGAWPYANGSLHLGHIASLLPGDILARYYRAKGENVLYVSGSDCNGTPIAIRAKQEGVTAKEIANKYHEEFQRCFRDLGFTYDCYTRTDSEHHHETVQKVFLRLLEEGYIYKKTVEQAYCKTCTQFLPDRYVEGICPHCHEAARGDQCDACSAILDPLDLLEKTCKLCGSTPSVEETEHFYFALHTFQQQIKKVVEIAKEKGTWRDNAIQLTERYVKEGLQDRVVSRDLPIGVPIPVKGYEDKKIYVWIEAVAGYYSASKYWAEETGKDDHEFWNSDAQTYYVHGKDNIPFHSIIWPAVLLGIGEEAIPRHIVSNEYLTVEKRKLSTSKNWAVWVPDILERYNPDSIRYFLTVNAPENRDTDFSWREFIYSHNSELLGAYGNFVNRTLKFIEKYYDGIVPQGTINVELKDKVEGLYKNVGEAIEQTTFKVALETIFDAVRFANKYFDERQPWKEREDNPVSCEETIYNCIYLIANFANLLEPFLPFSSERVRSTLSIVNRNWEPQNTLPNRIDSVQPLFERIDVKQIEHEIEKLYGAAK
- a CDS encoding class I SAM-dependent methyltransferase; the encoded protein is MNQKQLSTINEKSWNTAAYEAWTNRHGAPEDYAKKIMEDPMREVDHYLPYIQSPKGKHIINLLGSKGNKAVALALLGSDVTVVDISASNAKYANELAAAADVSIHYIVSDVLDVNLSKSFDIVLLELGVLHYFLDLKPLFKKISQLLKPGGILILRDYHPIYTKLLGVDHPSFRASGNYFDEELIEDDVAYSILLTEAQKESLPKTTIRRWTLGEIITTLAEEHFKIEKLIEEQGPHQKWVFPSTAPEGIEEQIPGLYTIIARACKKGSLHG